Proteins encoded in a region of the Desulfuromonas thiophila genome:
- a CDS encoding CsgG/HfaB family protein has protein sequence MLLPIFDLLRLLVALNVFLGLMLAGCATTYVEPDRPAPAAATSPVAAPPHKGPKTVVAVLPLGLSDRAAQRYPHLLDKNVGLGIHNRLTEALYDTGRFIFVEEKADIIKDVMDRQWMSANGMVSQAQAIEMGRMLGAAKVIYGEVYDYGEGGDQVRGLSARKNLQTRMGIQIRCVDVETLEYIPGSGTGIGHDVSGAADQALQQATASLLRRLP, from the coding sequence ATGCTCTTGCCAATCTTTGATTTGCTGCGCCTGCTGGTTGCGCTGAATGTGTTTCTGGGCCTGATGCTGGCCGGTTGTGCCACCACCTACGTTGAACCGGACCGGCCGGCACCGGCTGCCGCCACCTCGCCAGTGGCCGCACCGCCCCATAAAGGCCCTAAAACGGTTGTTGCCGTCCTGCCGCTGGGGTTGTCTGATCGGGCGGCACAACGCTATCCGCACCTGCTGGACAAGAATGTGGGCCTTGGGATTCATAACCGGCTGACAGAAGCCCTCTATGACACTGGCCGCTTCATCTTCGTCGAGGAAAAGGCTGATATCATCAAGGATGTTATGGACCGGCAATGGATGAGTGCCAACGGCATGGTCAGCCAGGCCCAGGCCATCGAAATGGGCCGTATGCTTGGTGCCGCCAAGGTCATCTATGGCGAGGTCTATGACTACGGCGAAGGTGGTGATCAGGTGCGCGGGCTGAGCGCCAGAAAGAATTTGCAAACCCGCATGGGCATCCAGATCCGCTGTGTTGACGTGGAAACCCTGGAATACATTCCTGGTAGCGGCACGGGCATCGGCCATGATGTCTCGGGCGCTGCCGATCAAGCGCTGCAACAGGCCACTGCCAGCCTGCTGCGTCGTCTACCCTAG
- a CDS encoding flagellar assembly protein T N-terminal domain-containing protein — MDFRHRLFHLLGLLAWTLLTTVPAQASQIQLEAEGSAAITHSRQQARQDAVEDAQRNAVAEALGVLLTSETVVENFVLLQDKILTRVEGYVRDYQILNESFTSNACTVRIRATVEEMALADDVAALARILPRLNYPTVAISLQEQSLSATANPMPLNLLAARQTIEADLRGKGFDLVNPTGPSTTQAQLLIRGQAYVQDNGANPYNERFHAYAATIVADICETTTGKVLASASSDAIVPHHSFAIGSQNALQKAALQLAGRLSDQIAASWLEACYNEHQIRLIVAGCSFADLPSIEREISRIPGVIRAQQKQFSAQGGEFIVGWQSCNTLRLAEQINHLTIGGKKLTITSAGTYALQARLGGS; from the coding sequence ATGGACTTTCGCCACCGATTGTTTCACCTATTGGGGTTGCTGGCATGGACACTGCTCACCACCGTCCCAGCGCAGGCCAGCCAGATTCAACTCGAAGCTGAGGGTTCGGCTGCCATCACCCATTCCCGTCAGCAAGCTCGCCAAGACGCCGTGGAAGATGCCCAGCGCAATGCCGTGGCAGAAGCCCTTGGTGTGCTGCTAACCAGCGAAACCGTTGTGGAAAACTTTGTTTTGCTACAGGACAAGATCCTCACCCGCGTTGAGGGTTATGTCCGCGATTATCAGATTCTCAACGAATCCTTCACCTCGAACGCCTGCACCGTGCGAATCCGCGCCACGGTGGAGGAAATGGCCCTGGCCGATGATGTCGCCGCCCTGGCGCGGATTCTGCCGCGCCTCAACTATCCAACCGTTGCCATCTCCCTGCAGGAACAATCCCTCAGCGCCACAGCCAATCCCATGCCGCTGAATCTGCTGGCAGCTCGTCAGACGATCGAAGCCGACCTGCGCGGCAAGGGCTTTGACCTGGTCAATCCGACCGGTCCCTCGACAACTCAGGCCCAGCTATTGATTCGCGGTCAGGCTTACGTCCAGGACAATGGCGCCAACCCCTACAACGAGCGCTTTCACGCCTATGCCGCCACCATCGTGGCAGACATCTGTGAAACCACTACGGGCAAGGTGCTGGCCTCCGCCAGCAGCGATGCCATCGTGCCACACCACAGCTTTGCCATCGGCTCCCAGAACGCACTGCAGAAAGCCGCCCTGCAACTGGCCGGCAGACTCAGCGACCAGATCGCCGCCAGCTGGCTCGAAGCCTGTTACAACGAGCATCAGATCCGCCTGATTGTCGCCGGCTGCAGCTTTGCCGACCTGCCAAGCATCGAACGGGAAATCAGTCGTATTCCGGGCGTAATCCGTGCCCAGCAGAAACAGTTTTCCGCCCAAGGCGGCGAATTTATCGTCGGCTGGCAGAGCTGCAACACCCTGCGCCTGGCGGAACAGATTAATCATCTGACCATTGGCGGGAAAAAACTGACCATCACCTCGGCCGGCACCTATGCCCTGCAGGCCCGACTCGGTGGCTCCTGA